A window from Balaenoptera musculus isolate JJ_BM4_2016_0621 chromosome 8, mBalMus1.pri.v3, whole genome shotgun sequence encodes these proteins:
- the TCN1 gene encoding transcobalamin-1 produces the protein MSSPFLYTVGEMRPSHQLPLLGLLLFSLIPSQLCQICEVSKENCSYLNPLVNTMVNSNYTKGIQSANILLTLRLVGIQNQRLEQQLTQQIQEDTNRRESEITSGELALVILALGACKNLDEEFIRDAHLVSKLGEKFKAEIENMETHSGNPLTNYYQLSLALLTLCLSDGSYSITNVIPYFTPENKNYYFGGQFSVDTGAMAVLALTCVKRSIEKEKIEADKKDLNETNVYITSLVNKILSAKHDGLFGNIFSTGESMQALFVSSNYYKNEGNCQETLHTVLYNISQGAFHLPIAAAQILPALMGKTYLDVNKDCSSVCSPVKFNISTDKPVTVTPIISPSYISVNYSVQINEIFNSTKVTVRKGSVFLDVMKAAQKQNEAAFRFKVEDSPWGPYIISVQDIRANNNDRTYWELLSNGQPLSQGAGSYVVKNGEYLEVRWSKY, from the exons ATGTCCTCACCATTCCTGTACACTGTTGGAGAGATGAGACCATCACACCAGCTGCCCCTACTGGggttgctattgttttctcttaTTCCAAGTCAACTATGCCAGATCTGTG AGGTAAGCAAAGAAAACTGCTCCTATCTAAATCCTCTAGTAAACACAATGGTAAATTCAAACTATACCAAAGGAATCCAAAGTGCCAACATCCTGTTGACCCTCAGACTTGTTGGGATTCAGAACCAAAGGCTAGAACAACAGCTGACTCAACAAATTCAAGAAGATACGAACAGGAGAG AGTCAGAGATAACCTCAGGAGAGCTTGCCTTGGTTATCCTGGCTTTGGGAGCATGTAAAAACCTTGATGAAGAGTTTATACGTGATGCTCATCTGGTTAGCAAACTAGGAGAGAAATTCAAAGCAGAAATTGAGAATATGG aAACACACAGTGGCAATCCGCTGACTAACTATTACCAGCTCAGCCTGGCCCTCTTGACCTTGTGTCTGTCCGATGGGAGCTACTCAATCACCAACGTTATTCCTTACTTCActcctgaaaataaaaactattattttggTGGCCAGTTCTCAGTAG ATACTGGAGCAATGGCTGTTCTTGCTCTAACCTGTGTGAAGAGGAGTATAGAAAAGGAGAAGATTGAAGCAGATAAAAAGGATTTAAACGAAACCAATGTTTATATAACATCACTGGTAAACAAGATTCTGTCTGCAAAACATGATGGTCTCTTTGGAAACATATTTAGCACAGGAGAATCTATGCAG GCTCTGTTTGTCTCATCAAACTATTACAAAAATGAAGGGAATTGCCAAGAAACTCTGCACACAGTACTTTACAACATTTCTCAGGGAGCATTCCATCTGCCAATTGCTGCAGCCCAGATTTTACCTGCCCTGATGGGAAAGACCTACTTGGATGTCAACAAAGACTGTTCTTCTGTCTGCAGTCCAG TTAAATTCAACATCTCCACTGACAAGCCTGTGACTGTGACACCTATCATCTCACCCTCGTATATTTCAGTCAACTACTCTGtgcaaatcaatgaaattttCAATTCCACCAAAGTCACCGTGAGAAAGGGTTCTGTCTTCCTTGATGTGATGAAGGCAGCTCAGAAACAAAATGAGGCTGCATTTCG TTTCAAAGTGGAGGACAGCCCATGGGGGCCCTACATCATCTCTGTTCAGGACATAAGGGCCAACAATAATGACAGAACCTACTGGGAACTTCTGAGCAATGGCCAACCGCTGAGCCAAG gaGCTGGGAGTTATGTTGTCAAAAATGGAGAATATTTGGAGGTTCGTTGGAGCAAATACTAA